From the genome of Treponema denticola:
AAGAGGCTTTCTAAAGCGCTGATTTTTTATACCGGTACAGCACTTTGCAATCAAGGCAGGTAATATAGAAATACCGCAAGAGGCAGTCGCCGCCCCTGTAGGGCTCATTTCATCCGTTGTTGTTCCGGAGAAAATAATTTGAGACTCTTCAACTTCCAATTCTTTTGCAATTTGTTTTTTTAAAATACGCTTCAATCCCTCGGATGTGGGTTCGGCTTTTACAATTACTTTACCGTCTTTAGTTAAAGTGATTTCAGCCGTATAATTCATTCCCGATTTTACAAGAATATGAGAACCGTTATACTGACAGCCTAAGGCAATACCGATTCCGCGCCAATTTCCGTCATAGCGGTTTGTACGCCCCTTATTCATAAGCCGATAAGCATAAAATTTTCTATAAAAATCACTTGTATTGCAAACGGCTTTTAATATATTTTCAAAAACAAAATCTTCTTCTTTTTTTATTCCTGTAATAGTTTTTTGACCAAGCTTTAAATTATTTTGAAGTCTAAACTGAATCGGACATAGATCAAGCTGTTCTACAATTTCATTTATATGTTTTTCCAAGGCAGAGCTTACATAAGAATCACCCCAGCCTGAAAATAAACCGGTTAAACCTCTTTCCGTTTTTGTTGCTACGGCACTAATCATATAAACCGGCAGATTATATATACCGGCAGCAGTGATAACCATCTGCTTAAGCATTTGATTTATAAAGGGATTAAAAGAACCGGAATCGACAATTATAGAAATATCCATCGCTGCAATTTTCCCTGAATCGGAGACAGCCGTTTTATGCTGTATCAAAACAATGGGAGACTTTACCGTATATAAAAAATCTTCTTGACGCGAAAATTCCATAACTATATTCTTTTTTGTTAAAAATGCGGCTATGGAAACTTGAGCAGCAAGTAAAGAAGGAAACCAAATTCTTCCATCAAGAGATTCGGCTTCTGCATGTGAAACTACATTTATCTTTTCTTTCGGCACATTTAAAACATTACAAACGGAAGTTAAAACCTGATAGGGCCACTGAGTCGCAAGATGAACTTCAAGTCTGTCACCAAGCCAGTTTGTTTTAACGCAGGCTGTTTCGGCATGGTAGTGATACCGTTGCTTAAAAGAAAAAGTAGAATAAACAACTCTTAAATTCTTTTCAAAAACTTCTTCCGTATTCCCTGAACTTAAACTTTCTCTAGAGACTATAGGATAGTCAAAATAATTTTTTTCTTCCTCCTCAAAAGTAAATTGAGCCTTAGGACGGGAATATCCTTGAGTTTTTATTTTAAAAAGAGACGAAAGCTCTAAGAGCTTTTTTTTATCGGGTCCCGTTAAAATACCTACAGCTTGGCCTGCATATTCTATTTTTTCATCGGCAAAAACAGGTATTTCGGTTTTTAAAAAATCTATAGAATTTTTACCGCGAATATCTTTTGCAGAAAAAAAAGGAAAACCGTCGGGAAGTTCGGGAACTTCTATTTCGATTATTTTTGCATTAGTATCCGGCGAGCGGATAAGACGAGCCCATTCTTGATTTTCAAATTCCAGATCGGAAACAAAAGTTTTATCCATAATCATCAACGCCTATTTAATTTAGCAAGATTAATTACCGTTTCTACTACATAATCAATATCTTCATCAACCATAGAAGGATAGAAAGGCAAACTTAAACTTTGCAAATATTTTTTATTCGATTCCGGAAAATCGGAACTATTTAAACCGTATTTTTCTTTTATATAAGACATTTCAAAATGAGGTATAAAATGCATCGAAATACCCAAGCCTTTATCCTGCAAAGCAGAAACAAACTCATCTCTGCCTATTTTTAACGCTTCAAGGTTCAGCCTTAAAATATAAAGATGCCAAGCATTTCCTTCTCCATCGGGAGGAAGGATAAAAGAATCCTTGCCTGCAAATGCAGCATTATATTTTTCGGCAATTTTTTTCCTCTGCTCAAAAAAAGTTTTAGCCTTTTTAAGCTGCACCCTTCCTATTGCAGAAAGAATATCAGGAAGATTACACTTCCAACCCTCAGCCGTAACATCGTACTTCCATGAGGCCTTTGTGTCGGTGTACCTGTCCCAGATTGTGCGGTTTATCCCGTGAGAACGCATAAGTTTTATACGCTCTGCAATTTTTTCATCATCTGTACATACCATTCCGCCCTCGCCTGTCGTAATCGTCTTTGTCGCGTAAAAAGGAAAAACGCCGCAGGTGCCGAGAGTTCCGGCATAACCTTCTTCCGTTTTTGAAGGAAAGGCATGAGCGGCATCTTCTATAACGGCAACGGAATATTTTTTTGCAAGGTCATTTATCGCCTTCATATTACAAACATTGCCCGCAATATGAATCGGAACAATAGCCTTTATGTTTTTATCTTTTTTTAATATAGTTTCGATTTTTTCTGGGTCTATACTGTAGGAATCTTTTTCAATATCGGCATAAACTACATCACCGCCTAAGTGCATAGCAGAGGTTGCCGTAGAAATAAAGGTGTAGGGACTTGTCAAGATTTTGGTTCCGCTCTTTATACCGCATGCATCCATTGCAAGCATAAGCCCGCTTGAAGCCGAATTAACGGCAAGAGCATATTTACTGCCGGTTAACTCTGCAAATTCCTTTTCAAACTCAAGGGTTTCTTTTCCCGTAGTAAGCCAACCGGAATGTAAAATTCTTACCAAGGCTTTTTCTTCCTCTTCAGAAAAGGAAGGAGTAAAAAAAGGAATTATTTTTTGAGTGTTTTGCATTATATTCCAGTCCTTCTGCTTTTTAAATATAAACGGTTTAGTATACTAAAATTTTAAGAATTATGCAATCATTATCAAATTCTAAAAATTTAAACTTCGGCAGGCAGGTAAAATTTAATCCTTGTACAAAAACCTAAACTCTGATATAATCCGCCTATGATAGATAAACCTATAACAGATCCCGTCTTAATCGAAAAATTTAAAACCATGCACGAAGACGGAATGACGGTCTTTATGCTCGGCGAAGGCCAAATACGCGGAGCTTTTTTTCACGGAACCCGTTTTGTAAATAAGATGAGGGTGCAGCACAATTTAGGTATTTTAGAAAGCCTAGCCCTCGGCCACGCCTCCCTTTGCGGGGCACTCTTAATTCCGACAATGAAGGGAAGAGACAGAATCATATTTAGATGCGATACCCAAGGCCCCCTTGTAGGTTTTAGTGTCGAAGCCTTCAGCGAAGGCTTTGTAAGGGGCTATCTTTTGGAAGACCCCATAAGGCCGGACAGGCCCTTAGAAACATGGGACCTAAAACCTCTTTTCGGAGAAGGGAAAATCTCGGTTATCCGCTTCCCTGAAGGTGCCAGAGAACCCTTAACCGGAATCGTCGAAATAAAACACAAAAACATAGCCCTTGACCTATCCGAATATTTTTTACAATCCGAGCAGACGGTAACGGGCTTTAATACAGGCATCCAATTTGACAAGGAAGGAAGAATTATCGGGGCGGGCGGAATGTATATTCAACTAATGCCGGGAGCCGAAGAAGCCTTGATAGAAAAGGCTGAAAGAGCCTTTGCAGCCTGCCCCTCGATAGGCCAATGGTTTGCAGAAGGCGGAGACAGGGAGGATGTTATCTTCGGACTTTTCCGTGACTGTAACCCTCAAGTTTTAATCGAAAGAAAGATAGACTTTTATTGTCCCTGCTCGAAAGAAAATTTCCGCAATAAACTTTTTACCCTGCCCGAAAAAGAAATCGCAGACATGTACGAAAACGGCCCTGAGGAAATAGAGCTTTATTGCCATAACTGCGGTTCAATCTATAAATATCCCAAAAGCATCTTAAAGGAAAAAATCAATGTACATTAAAAAACCTATGGAAATAGAAAACAAGAGCATGGATATAATTGAAGAGAGCATGAAGGATGTTGCTTTTACGGAAGAAGAAAAAATTATAGCCAAGAGGATGATTCACACTACGGGTGATGTCGAGTACCGAAAGATAATCGTCTTTCAAAATAACTTTATAGAATCGGCTAAAAGGGCTCTTCAAAAAAGGCATAACTATTTTTACAGATACCAAGATGGTGCTGACAGGCATCAACAAACCCGCCCTTTCAAAAACCGAAAATAAACTTTTATGCCTCATCGATGACGAGAGGGTTTTTAAGATGTCCAAGGAAGGCGGAATTACGCGATCTTCGGCAGCCGTAGACCTTGCAGTCCAAGAAGGAGCCAAAGCCTTTGTCATAGGCAATGCCCCGACGGCTCTTTTTAGGCTCTTGGAGCTTTGCGAAGAAAAAAAAGTTTCCCCCGAATTTATTATCGGAGTTCCCGTCGGCTTTGTAGGAGCCGCCGAATCAAAAGAAGCCCTGCGTTCAAGCCACTTTCCCCAAATCTCTACCGTAGACACCAAGGGCGGAAGCAATGTTGCTGCCTCCATTATAAACGCCCTGCTTTATATGATGGTAGAAAGAGAGTAAAAAAAAATTAAAAAGGGCTTGACAGTATAGTATAGTATAGTATAGTATATATCCATAAGCACTTCGCAGAGTTTTTTAAGACAGGCGGAGTTTATCTTAAAGGCTTTAAAGAATAATATTTCAGTGCTTATAAGGAGATATTAATGAAAAATAAAAAATTTTTTGTAGCAGTACTGCTTTTGGCAGCAACAGCTTTATTGTTTTCCTCTTGTGCTTTTAAAATGAATACCGAACAACAAACGTATTATGAAAATTTTATAACAAGTCTTAAAGTTTCTACTACGCTTATGGATATGCCTGCAGGTGGTGTAAAGACATTTCTTACTGCTACCAATGTAGGAGCTGAGAAATTAGGTTTTAAAATTGAGGATAAAGAGTCCGATAAACCTATTACAAAGGGAACCAGCGAAGAAGCCTTAAAAAAACGCTTTGTAGCCAAGAAAAAGTAATAAGTCTAGCCGCAAAGCCGGGCTTTTTTAGTTGTCCCCATCGGAATACTCCGCCCCTCCGATGGGGATTTTTATTTTTTTCTACATTACCCTTCCCTTTTCAATGTAAACAATTTTATCGGCGGCGTTCACGGTGGATTTGCGGTGGCTTACGATTAAAACGCCTTTGTCTTTTTTTTCTTGGTATATCGAATTTAAAATGAGGGCCTCGTTTAAACTGTCCAAGTTTCCGGTCGGTTCGTCGAGTAACAAAAGCGGAGCCTTGTGCAAAAAGGCTCGGGCAAGACCGAGACGCTGTTTTTCACCGCTCGAAAGATTTCCTCCAAGCTCTGTCATCTTCGTATCATAGCCTTCGGGAAGACTCATAATAAAATCGTGGATTGCGGCTTTTTTTGCGGCTTCGATAACATCCTCTTTTGAAGCATTTCTGTTTGCAAGGAGAATATTTTCATAAATAGATTTTTTAAAAATATAGGTCTGCTGGGTAATATAAGAAACAGCCTCCCGTAAACTTGCCGTGTTTATCTTTTTAATATCAATACCGTTCATCTTTACCTCACCCGACAGAGGATCGAAAAAGCGCATGATTAGGCGGAGCAATGTACTCTTACCGCTTCCGCTTTTGCCGCAAAGACCTACTATCTCATCTTTTTTAACGGAGATACTTACATCCTTTAAAACTTCCATATCGTCATATCTAAAGTTGATGTTATCGGCTTCGGCTTTTTCAAAGCTTAGGTTTTCGCCGTCTGTAACTTCATCGAGTTCCGGTTTTTCTTCAAGCAGGGAAAAAACTCTTTCTGCTGAAGCAAATGTTTGCTGCAAGTTTACTGCCAAACCTGAAACCGCTATTATCGGGCCGTAGCCTGAAAGAAGCATCAGGTTGGAAATTAAAAA
Proteins encoded in this window:
- a CDS encoding Hsp33 family molecular chaperone HslO → MIDKPITDPVLIEKFKTMHEDGMTVFMLGEGQIRGAFFHGTRFVNKMRVQHNLGILESLALGHASLCGALLIPTMKGRDRIIFRCDTQGPLVGFSVEAFSEGFVRGYLLEDPIRPDRPLETWDLKPLFGEGKISVIRFPEGAREPLTGIVEIKHKNIALDLSEYFLQSEQTVTGFNTGIQFDKEGRIIGAGGMYIQLMPGAEEALIEKAERAFAACPSIGQWFAEGGDREDVIFGLFRDCNPQVLIERKIDFYCPCSKENFRNKLFTLPEKEIADMYENGPEEIELYCHNCGSIYKYPKSILKEKINVH
- a CDS encoding xanthine dehydrogenase family protein molybdopterin-binding subunit, with the translated sequence MDKTFVSDLEFENQEWARLIRSPDTNAKIIEIEVPELPDGFPFFSAKDIRGKNSIDFLKTEIPVFADEKIEYAGQAVGILTGPDKKKLLELSSLFKIKTQGYSRPKAQFTFEEEEKNYFDYPIVSRESLSSGNTEEVFEKNLRVVYSTFSFKQRYHYHAETACVKTNWLGDRLEVHLATQWPYQVLTSVCNVLNVPKEKINVVSHAEAESLDGRIWFPSLLAAQVSIAAFLTKKNIVMEFSRQEDFLYTVKSPIVLIQHKTAVSDSGKIAAMDISIIVDSGSFNPFINQMLKQMVITAAGIYNLPVYMISAVATKTERGLTGLFSGWGDSYVSSALEKHINEIVEQLDLCPIQFRLQNNLKLGQKTITGIKKEEDFVFENILKAVCNTSDFYRKFYAYRLMNKGRTNRYDGNWRGIGIALGCQYNGSHILVKSGMNYTAEITLTKDGKVIVKAEPTSEGLKRILKKQIAKELEVEESQIIFSGTTTDEMSPTGAATASCGISILPALIAKCCTGIKNQRFRKPLPITVNRTYKLSGSKDWNNETLTGTPFISATPGACVVELELDPSTYQVNVRGIWFSCDPGKIYSKKMVHRNIHKTIATAVSNISIEKIKENSLLPSNYKIITTGEIPPIRVFILESELKTRGLGELAESLVPAAYISALNQIMLNHKRIDFLPVFTEDIFNAVTESEDVNED
- a CDS encoding DegT/DnrJ/EryC1/StrS family aminotransferase, giving the protein MQNTQKIIPFFTPSFSEEEEKALVRILHSGWLTTGKETLEFEKEFAELTGSKYALAVNSASSGLMLAMDACGIKSGTKILTSPYTFISTATSAMHLGGDVVYADIEKDSYSIDPEKIETILKKDKNIKAIVPIHIAGNVCNMKAINDLAKKYSVAVIEDAAHAFPSKTEEGYAGTLGTCGVFPFYATKTITTGEGGMVCTDDEKIAERIKLMRSHGINRTIWDRYTDTKASWKYDVTAEGWKCNLPDILSAIGRVQLKKAKTFFEQRKKIAEKYNAAFAGKDSFILPPDGEGNAWHLYILRLNLEALKIGRDEFVSALQDKGLGISMHFIPHFEMSYIKEKYGLNSSDFPESNKKYLQSLSLPFYPSMVDEDIDYVVETVINLAKLNRR